One part of the Stegostoma tigrinum isolate sSteTig4 chromosome 14, sSteTig4.hap1, whole genome shotgun sequence genome encodes these proteins:
- the LOC125457759 gene encoding LOW QUALITY PROTEIN: extracellular calcium-sensing receptor-like (The sequence of the model RefSeq protein was modified relative to this genomic sequence to represent the inferred CDS: inserted 4 bases in 2 codons): MSSLTGSDRVNLRASTSDIVRGGTAAISVIISYFASCACLSDKNEFPTFFRTVASDAVQIKALLRLINYFKWSWIGIIAVDNVHXDEIWNSNVCVSYTEFISSGDARDRMSKIADIIIQSSAKVIILFCGESYTFSLIQELKVRNITDLQLIASEAWVTSSLIWSKESQDILTGTIGFGIRKAEIPGLEDFLVKFHPSTSPENPPCTGSEDLNLTKNIYTDVSQLRVSYNVYKAVYAVAHALHQILHXNGKGPFLNKTCGQRSNIVHWQLLHYRKEVTFMNKFGEEVSFDCNGAPMASYDLINWQRSADGSVNFVKVGFYDAALPEGEKLVLDERTIVPVSVCSDSCPTGTRKATRRGEPICCFDCLPCADGEISNKQVHSVECFKCSLHHWSNDERNECIAKENEYLSFHDGIGITLMSISLLGACITGAVAAVFLNFINTPIVRANNSELNFLLLISLILCFLCSTAFIGQPSPWSCMVRHTVFGVSFALCISCLLSKTLVVLMAFKATLPGRYIMKWFGPKQQRSTVFFSTLIQIIICVFWLVISPPLPAKNTKYQSAKIILECDLGSPVTFCCVFGYIGLLACFCLILAFLARALPDKFNEAKFITFSMLIFIAVWLTFIPAYVSTHGKYTVAVEVFAILTSSFGLLICIFTPKCYIILLKPEENTRKHLTA, from the exons ATGTCTTCACTGACAGG GTCTGATCGTGTTAACTTGAGGGCGTCAACAAGTGACATTGTACGTGGCGGTACGGCGGCAATATCTGTGATA ATCAGTTATTTTGCTTCCTGTGCCTGTCTCAGTGACAAAAACGAGTTCCCAACATTTTTCAGAACAGTAGCCAGTGATGCCGTTCAAATCAAAGCTTTGTTGAGACTCATAAATTATTTCAAATGGAGCTGGATTGGCATTATTGCAGTTGACAACGTTCA TGATGAAATCTGGAACTCTAATGTCTGCGTCTCCTATACGGAATTCATCTCTTCGGGTGATGCTCGTGACAGAATGTCAAAGATTGCAGATATAATCATACAATCCTCTGCAAAAGTGATCATATTGTTTTGCGGAGAAAGCTACACTTTCTCTTTAATTCAAGAACTCAAAGTGAGAAACATCACTGATTTGCAATTGATCGCAAGCGAAGCCTGGGTCACCTCATCCCTGATATGGTCAAAAGAAAGTCAGGACATTTTGACTGGCACAATTGGTTTTGGAATCAGGAAAGCGGAGATTCCAGGACTCGAAGATTTTTTAGTTAAATTTCATCCTTCCACATCACCAGAAAACCC ACCATGTACAGGATCAGAGGATCTGAATTTAACTAAGAACATATACACTGACGTGTCACAGCTAAGGGTTTCGTACAATGTTTATAAAGCAGTTTATGCTGTAGCACACGCCCTTCATCAAATCCTACA AAATGGAAAAGGACCGTTTTTAAACAAAACATGCGGCCAAAGATCAAACATCGTACACTGGCAG CTTTTGCATTATCGTAAAGAAGTCACGTTTATGAATAAATTTGGTGAAGAAGTAAGCTTTGATTGTAATGGAGCTCCAATGGCTTCATATGACCTAATAAACTGGCAAAGGAGTGCTGATGGGTCCGTTAACTTTGTAAAGGTTGGTTTTTATGATGCAGCGTTGCCAGAAGGAGAAAAGCTTGTGTTGGATGAACGCACCATC GTACCAGTGTCAGTTTGTAGTGACAGCTGTCCAACAGGTACAAGGAAAGCAACTCGGAGGGGTGAGCCTATTTGCTGCTTTGATTGTTTACCATGTGCTGATGGGGAAATTAGTAACAAACAGGTAC ATTCTGTTGAATGCTTCAAGTGTTCATTACATCACTGGTCAAACGATGAAAGAAATGAATGTATTGCAAAGGAAAATGAATACCTCTCCTTTCACGATGGAATTGGAATAACACTGATGAGCATTTCACTACTTGGAGCTTGTATCACAGGGGCTGTGGCAGCTGTATTCTTAAATTTCATAAATACTCCCATTGTCAGGGCCAACAATTCGGAACTAAACTTTCTTCTACTAATCTCATTAATACTGTGCTTTCTGTGCTCCACTGCATTCATTGGACAGCCATCACCATGGTCATGCATGGTGCGGCACACTGTGTTTGGAGTTAGTTTTGCTTTATGTATTTCTTGTCTTCTTAGTAAAACTCTGGTAGTCCTAATGGCATTTAAAGCAACTCTGCCCGGCAGATATATTATGAAATGGTTCGGACCCAAACAACAAAGGTCAACTGTCTTTTTCTCGACATTGATTCAAATTATAATATGTGTGTTCTGGTTGGTAATCTCTCCCCCACTCCCAGCTAAAAACACCAAATATCAAAGTGCAAAGATTATCCTTGAATGCGACTTGGGATCTCCGGTTACTTTCTGCTGTGTGTTTGGTTACATTGGGCtcctggcttgtttttgtttaattttagctTTCTTGGCCCGAGCGTTACCAGACAAATTCAACGAAGCGAAGTTTATAACATTTAGTATGCTCATTTTCATTGCTGTGTGGTTAACTTTTATCCCTGCTTATGTAAGCACCCATGGGAAATATACAGTGGCCGTGGAAGTGTTTGCAATTTTAACATCGAGCTTTGGGTTGCTTATCTGCATATTTACTCCAAAATgttatattattttgttaaaaccAGAAGAAAACACCAGAAAACACTTGACCGCCTAA